From Verrucomicrobiota bacterium, a single genomic window includes:
- a CDS encoding ABC transporter substrate-binding protein/permease, which yields MSRPWRPLRAALACGLLAVLTLLAGAFDSYAANEPGPFRVALTGKYPPFSMPGDRGELIGFDVDVSREVAERLGRPLSLVQTEWDGILPGLLAGKYDAIIGSMAVTPERRSQVDFSMPYYQSGAQLFIHERHVGTIKSINDCAGLRLGVVLGETFERYLREKRPEINVVTYKDTNSIFLDVNNGRLAGFVSDRLLGAYQIKTAGQPFVPVGDLLYRETMAVPVTKDNTVLLDRINTALDEMWADGVINTLHQRWFGVEAVRPELLDGTPAESTGMRTGTIARLLGKGFAVTLGVALASILIGFALAVPGGLVLNNPGIPGHQVLRAVNDFIRGTPVLIQLFFVYFGLGSKQVGLNLSPISAAIVTLSINASAYMSEVVRSGLMAVDRGQTLAGRALGLSRTQVFGSVVWPQAFRIALPPLMNSVVALIKDTALISVIAVGEVIREAQSIIAVTFNPLKYYLIVAVMFFIVTFPLMKLASRLEHAIKRKGFA from the coding sequence ATGAGTAGGCCATGGAGACCGTTGCGGGCGGCGCTCGCATGCGGGCTCCTCGCTGTGCTGACGCTTCTGGCGGGCGCTTTCGACAGCTATGCCGCCAATGAACCGGGTCCCTTCCGCGTCGCCCTCACAGGCAAGTACCCGCCGTTCAGCATGCCGGGCGACCGGGGCGAGCTTATCGGCTTCGATGTCGACGTCTCGCGCGAGGTGGCCGAGCGGCTCGGCCGTCCGCTCAGCCTCGTGCAGACCGAGTGGGACGGCATTCTCCCTGGGCTGCTTGCGGGCAAGTATGACGCGATCATCGGCTCGATGGCTGTCACGCCGGAACGGCGCAGTCAGGTCGATTTCTCGATGCCCTACTACCAGTCGGGAGCGCAGCTGTTCATTCACGAGCGGCATGTGGGCACGATCAAGAGCATCAACGATTGTGCCGGCCTGCGCCTCGGCGTCGTGCTCGGTGAGACCTTCGAGCGCTACCTGCGCGAGAAACGCCCTGAGATCAACGTCGTCACCTACAAAGATACCAACAGCATCTTCCTCGATGTGAACAATGGACGGCTTGCCGGCTTCGTCAGTGATCGGCTCCTGGGCGCTTACCAGATCAAGACGGCCGGACAACCATTTGTGCCGGTGGGCGACCTGCTCTACCGCGAGACGATGGCGGTCCCCGTGACCAAGGACAACACGGTGCTGCTCGATCGGATCAACACGGCCCTTGACGAGATGTGGGCGGACGGCGTGATCAACACCCTTCACCAGAGGTGGTTCGGCGTCGAGGCCGTGAGGCCGGAACTGCTCGACGGGACGCCCGCCGAATCGACGGGCATGCGCACCGGCACCATCGCGCGCCTGCTCGGCAAAGGCTTCGCGGTCACGCTCGGCGTGGCGCTCGCGTCGATTCTCATCGGGTTCGCGCTCGCCGTGCCGGGCGGCCTTGTATTGAACAACCCGGGGATCCCGGGTCATCAAGTGTTGCGCGCGGTCAACGATTTCATCCGTGGCACGCCCGTGCTCATTCAGCTCTTCTTCGTCTACTTCGGGCTGGGCTCGAAGCAGGTCGGCCTCAATCTGTCGCCGATCAGCGCGGCGATCGTTACGCTTTCGATCAACGCATCGGCGTACATGTCCGAGGTCGTGCGCTCTGGGCTCATGGCCGTTGACCGAGGACAGACGCTGGCCGGCCGGGCACTTGGCTTAAGCCGCACCCAGGTGTTCGGCTCCGTCGTATGGCCGCAGGCCTTCAGGATCGCCCTGCCGCCGCTAATGAACTCGGTCGTTGCGCTCATCAAGGACACGGCGCTCATTTCCGTCATCGCCGTCGGCGAGGTCATCCGCGAAGCGCAGTCGATCATCGCGGTCACCTTCAATCCGTTGAAGTACTATCTGATCGTGGCCGTGATGTTCTTCATCGTGACGTTCCCGCTCATGAAGCTCGCCAGCCGGCTCGAACACGCTATCAAACGAAAGGGATTCGCATGA
- the ablA gene encoding lysine 2,3-aminomutase yields MGIMSTRQQEVADLLGRDAASTKWHDWKWQLKHAIRDIDTFQELLGVEFPPGKRAQIEETVARFPMSITPYYLSLIDVDNADNDPIYKQAFPSPEELIVARHDMLDPLAEDKDSPVPGVTHRYPDRVLLIVSNLCAMYCRHCTRKRRVGDIESIPDRATIQRGLEYISNTPAVRDVLLSGGDPFLLPDDYLDWILGELRAIPHVEVIRIGTRTPAVLPYRITDELVSMLKKHHPLWINTHFNHPREITTSSREALRKLADAGIPLGNQSVLLAGVNDCPRIMRALVHKLVQSRVRPYYLYQCDLSEGLAHFRTPVGKGIEIMESLIGHTSGFAVPTYVIDAPGGGGKIPIMPTYLISWSTNKVILRNYEGLITTYREPDSYEPIFCDRNCDACKLQLKLDGAEESRSIGIEKLLCDHDATISLVPSGNERHERRGDDE; encoded by the coding sequence ATGGGCATCATGTCGACCCGTCAACAGGAAGTCGCCGACCTGCTCGGCCGAGACGCCGCTTCGACCAAGTGGCACGACTGGAAGTGGCAGCTCAAACACGCGATTCGCGACATCGACACGTTTCAAGAGCTGCTTGGCGTGGAGTTCCCGCCCGGCAAGCGCGCGCAGATCGAGGAGACCGTCGCCCGGTTCCCCATGTCGATTACGCCGTACTACCTGTCGCTGATCGATGTCGACAACGCTGACAACGATCCAATCTACAAGCAGGCGTTCCCATCGCCCGAGGAACTCATCGTGGCGCGCCACGACATGCTCGACCCGCTTGCCGAGGACAAGGATAGCCCCGTGCCGGGCGTCACGCATCGTTATCCCGACCGCGTGCTGCTCATCGTGAGCAACTTGTGCGCTATGTACTGCCGTCATTGCACGCGCAAGCGGCGCGTCGGCGACATCGAAAGCATCCCCGACCGCGCCACCATCCAACGCGGCCTTGAGTACATCAGCAACACCCCCGCGGTGCGCGACGTGCTGCTCTCCGGCGGCGACCCGTTCCTGCTGCCCGACGACTACCTCGACTGGATCCTGGGCGAGTTGCGCGCCATCCCGCACGTCGAAGTCATCCGCATCGGCACGCGGACGCCCGCCGTGCTGCCGTACCGGATCACCGACGAGCTCGTAAGCATGCTCAAGAAACACCACCCGCTGTGGATCAACACGCACTTCAACCATCCGCGCGAGATCACGACGTCGTCGCGCGAGGCGCTGCGCAAGCTGGCTGACGCCGGCATCCCGCTCGGCAACCAGTCCGTGCTCCTCGCCGGCGTCAACGACTGCCCTCGCATCATGCGCGCGCTCGTGCACAAGCTCGTCCAGAGCCGCGTGCGGCCCTATTACCTGTACCAGTGCGATCTCTCCGAGGGCCTGGCCCACTTCCGCACGCCCGTCGGCAAGGGCATCGAGATCATGGAGAGCCTTATCGGCCATACGAGCGGCTTCGCCGTGCCGACCTATGTGATCGACGCCCCCGGTGGGGGCGGGAAAATCCCTATCATGCCCACCTATCTCATCTCATGGTCGACCAACAAGGTGATCCTCCGCAACTACGAGGGCCTCATCACCACCTACCGCGAGCCCGATTCCTACGAACCAATCTTCTGCGACCGCAACTGCGACGCCTGCAAGCTCCAGCTCAAGCTCGATGGTGCCGAGGAATCGCGTTCCATCGGCATCGAGAAGCTGTTGTGCGATCACGACGCGACGATCTCGCTTGTTCCCTCGGGCAACGAACGCCACGAGAGGCGAGGTGATGATGAGTAG